The proteins below come from a single Magallana gigas chromosome 10, xbMagGiga1.1, whole genome shotgun sequence genomic window:
- the LOC105326194 gene encoding formin-like protein 3 isoform X3 has protein sequence MEDNYDDDPLGFLAEFKKGRYMSFSIDSSNLYLNEIPEGECSDARIKCFPKNGTNTDFRSTESSDHFDESQSGEELDRITPLIEMGNGESMHNNHRGFDLRTSVAMPMRLPMPDPHELEKRFTKVLASMDLPPDKAKVLKGYDDEKKWDLICDQERVHAKDPPHVYLDRLRTYLDPRNSRGSRVHDTCVALHLVAFPLQCGLDAKKKNLNDISSTQVLRDLEISLRTNHIEWVREFLSEDNQGLDVLVDYLSFSQVVMRKEQLLNKEKSTSLDGLVKSPARKLKRSNTIGSPRHTKMSKLNMGEARDDVHVCIMCLRAIMNHQYGFNLVIAHRHAINCIALSLNHHSLRTKALVLELLAAVCLVSGGHEIILSAFDNFKEVCGERHRFETLMDYFRNYEEFHIDFMVACMQFVNIVVHSVENMNFRVHLQYEFTHIGLDDYLNKLRHTESDRLSVQVHAYVDNMIEVAQLLEDSELKTEAIERAEDLEEELSREREHAQEMEEEAMAKSLELEKQLADATNRIEELEEYLGQQDKELGTLRQMVSEKDEESKKRQSMFEAKLREMETMRANLSTSGVVSSTADDLPLPPPPPPPPVAAPPPPPPPPPIGSLPPPPPPPPGAPGAPPPPPGPGGAMTIKRKIQTKYRLPMLNWTPLKPQQVKGTVFSDLDDDKLLNVINFFEFEEVFKLGAGLIGTDDVKGETMKKKKAESVSLMEPNRLRNVAITRRKLVLNNDEVCRAINFIDLKTLSLDMTDILLTILPNEAEMKAYKQYEKERRPLDRLSDEDRFMLQLSKIERLSQKLHIMSFIGNFNENVHHLAPQVNAIIAASMSLRSSTKVRKILEIILAIGNYMNSAKRGAVYGFKLQSLDMLTDTKSKDKNVTLMHFLVQTVQAKFPEIVNFDSELRFLEKAAVVSMENIMTDYKDLEKGMQMTQKEYEARKHSRDTPPILKEFLTNSEDKLKKLQADIKTAEDAYKRVVEFFGENPRTCSPTSFFSQFVRFVAAFKAAVLEMEKRKKIEDAQIEEEQEQVKNKKKDFKKNVQRIIFEEKKYVYEEKEAVVSELKTRNRQIKEKKLLGKDEVYHGALEDILLDLKNEPYRRADAVRRSQRRRNENMVQAPNSEEGDEYY, from the exons ATGGAGGATAATTATGACGACGATCCTCTGGGATTCCTGGCGGAGTTTAAGAAGGGACGTTACATGTCCTTCAGTATCGACAGTAGTAACCTCTACCTGAACGAGATTCCCGAGGGAGAGTGCAGTGACG CGCGTATCAAATGTTTTCCAA AAAATGGAACCAACACTGACTTTAGATCGACCGAGAGCTCTGACCACTTTGACGAAAGTCAGAGTGGTGAAGAGCTAGACCGCATCACACCTCTGATAGAAATGGGCAATGGTGAAAGTATGCATAATAATCACAGAGGATTTGATCTGAGGACATCTGTAGCCATGCCTATGCGTCTGCCGATGCCAGACCCCCATGAGTTGGAGAAGAGGTTCACCAAAGTGCTG GCCTCTATGGATCTTCCTCCTGACAAAGCCAAGGTACTCAAAGGTTACGACGACGAGAAGAAATGGGACTTGATTTGTGACCAG GAGCGAGTACATGCCAAGGATCCACCCCATGTGTATCTTGACAGACTCCGAACATACCTAGACCCACGGAACAGTCGCGGATCTCGTGTT CACGATACTTGCGTTGCCCTTCACCTGGTGGCCTTCCCTTTGCAGTGTGGATTAGATGCC AAGAAGAAAAACTTGAATGATATatcctccacacaagttttgaGAGACTTAGAAATCTCGCTGCGGACCAACCATATAGA ATGGGTTCGGGAGTTTCTGAGCGAAGACAATCAGGGGCTGGACGTCCTTGTAGATTACCTGTCCTTCAGTCAGGTCGTCATGAG AAAGGAGCAGCTACTGAACAAAGAGAAGAGTACCAGTTTAGATGGTCTAGTCAAAAGTCCGGCCAGGAAACTGAAGCGGTCAAACACAATAGGATCTCCACGTCACACCAAGATGTCCAAACTCAACATGGGGGAGGCCAGGGATGACGTCCATGTCTGTATCATGTGTCTGAGGGCAATAATGAACCACCAA TATGGTTTTAACCTTGTGATAGCTCATCGACACGCCATTAACTGTATAGCACTGAGTCTCAACCACCATAGCCTCAG GACGAAGGCGCTGGTATTGGAGCTGTTAGCAGCTGTGTGTCTAGTCAGTGGGGGACATGAAATCATTCTCTCTGCCTTCGACAACTTCAAGGAA gtTTGTGGAGAAAGGCATCGATTTGAAACCTTAATGGATTATTTTCGAAACTATGAAGAATTCCATATAGACTTCATG GTGGCATGCATGCAGTTTGTGAATATAGTGGTGCATTCTGTGGAAAACATGAACTTTCGAGTACATTTGCAATATGAATTTACACATATTGGTTTAGATGATTACTTAAAT AAACTGCGACACACGGAGAGTGACCGATTGTCGGTGCAAGTCCACGCCTACGTTGACAACATGATTGAGGTCGCTCAGCTGCTTGAGGACTCAGAGCTCAAAACGGAGGCCATCGAGCGAGCGGAGGACCTGGAGGAGGAACTGTCACGG GAGAGAGAACATGCTCAAGAAATGGAGGAGGAAGCCATGGCCAAATCAT TGGAGCTGGAAAAGCAATTAGCAGATGCCACAAATAGAATCGAGGAGTTAGAG GAGTATTTAGGGCAACAGGATAAAGAGTTGGGCACCTTACGACAAATGGTGTCAGAAAAAGATGAAGAGTCAAAGAAAAGACAGAGCATGTTTGAAGCTAAACTCAGAGAAATGGAAACCATGAGGGCCAATCTCAGTACTTCAG GTGTTGTTTCATCCACTGCTGACGATCTGCCATTACCACCCCCTCCCCCGCCCCCTCCTGTGGCTGCCCCACCCCCGCCTCCCCCACCTCCTCCCATCGGATCCCTCCCCCCTCCACCACCTCCTCCTCCTGGAGCCCCAGGGGCACCCCCACCACCCCCGGGACCAGGTGGTGCCATGACAATAAAACGCAAGATTCAGACCAAGTACAGGCTCCCCATGTTAAACTGGACTCCACTGAAGCCCCAGCAGGTCAAAGGAACCGTGTTCTCAGACTTGGATGATGACAAACTTTTGAATGTGATAAACTTCTTTGAATTTGAAGAAGTGTTCAAACTTGGTGCAGGGCTCATTGGAACTGACGATGTTAAAGGAGAGACAATGAAGAAGAAGAAAGCAGAGAGTGTCAGCCTCATGGAGCCCAACCGCCTCAGGAATGTTG CAATTACAAGGAGAAAACTGGTTCTCAATAATGATGAAGTATGCCGGGCCATCAACTT CATTGACCTGAAGACCCTTTCTCTAGACATGACAGATATCCTGCTGACCATTCTACCAAACGAAGCTGAG ATGAAGGCGTACAAACAATATGAGAAAGAGAGGCGACCATTAGACAGACTATCAGACGAGGACAGGTTTATGTTACAG TTATCAAAGATTGAGAGACTGTCACAAAAGTTACACATAATGAGtttcattggaaattttaatgaaaatgttcaTCATCTAGCTCCA CAAGTCAATGCCATTATAGCTGCTTCTATGTCATTACGAAGTTCCACCAAAGTCAGAAAAATCTTAGAG ATCATTCTAGCCATTGGTAACTACATGAACAGTGCCAAGAGGGGAGCTGTGTATGGAttcaagttacagagcttggaTATG CTCACTGACACTAAATCCAAAGACAAGAATGTCACCTTAATGCACTTCCTTGTACAAACGGTCCAAGCCAAATTCCCCGAGATTGTCAACTTTGATTCAGAGCTCCGATTCTTAGAGAAGGCGGCAGTTG TGTCAATGGAGAACATTATGACAGACTACAAGGACCTGGAGAAGGGAATGCAGATGACCCAGAAGGAGTACGAGGCACGTAAGCACAGCAGAGACACCCCGCCGATACTGAAGGAGTTCCTGACCAACTCGGAGGACAAGCTGAAGAAACTACAGGCCGACATCAAGACCGCAGAG GACGCCTACAAACGCGTGGTGGAGTTCTTTGGAGAGAACCCTCGCACCTGTTCCCCCACATCCTTCTTCTCCCAGTTTGTCAGATTTGTGGCTGCATTCAAG GCTGCTGTTCTGGAGATGGAGAAACGCAAGAAGATTGAAGATGCTCAGATAGAAGAGGAACAGGAGCAGGTCAAGAACAAGAAGAAGGACTTCAAGAAGAATGTACAG AGAATTATATTTGAAGAAAAG AAATATGTGTATGAAGAGAAG GAGGCAGTGGTGTCCGAGCTGAAGACCAGGAACCGCCAGATCAAGGAGAAGAAACTGCTGGGCAAGGACGAGGTGTACCACGGGGCGCTGGAGGACATCCTACTGG ATCTGAAGAATGAGCCATACAGGAGAGCTGATGCAGTGCGGAGGAGTCAGCGGAGACGGAATGAAAACATGGTGCAGGCACCTAATTCAGAGGAAGGCGACGAATACTACTGA
- the LOC105326194 gene encoding formin-like protein 3 isoform X2 encodes MEDNYDDDPLGFLAEFKKGRYMSFSIDSSNLYLNEIPEGECSDARIKCFPKNGTNTDFRSTESSDHFDESQSGEELDRITPLIEMGNGESMHNNHRGFDLRTSVAMPMRLPMPDPHELEKRFTKVLASMDLPPDKAKVLKGYDDEKKWDLICDQERVHAKDPPHVYLDRLRTYLDPRNSRGSRVEEGSPLCCRKTAELMGACVYPDKKKNLNDISSTQVLRDLEISLRTNHIEWVREFLSEDNQGLDVLVDYLSFSQVVMRKEQLLNKEKSTSLDGLVKSPARKLKRSNTIGSPRHTKMSKLNMGEARDDVHVCIMCLRAIMNHQYGFNLVIAHRHAINCIALSLNHHSLRTKALVLELLAAVCLVSGGHEIILSAFDNFKEVCGERHRFETLMDYFRNYEEFHIDFMVACMQFVNIVVHSVENMNFRVHLQYEFTHIGLDDYLNKLRHTESDRLSVQVHAYVDNMIEVAQLLEDSELKTEAIERAEDLEEELSREREHAQEMEEEAMAKSLELEKQLADATNRIEELEEYLGQQDKELGTLRQMVSEKDEESKKRQSMFEAKLREMETMRANLSTSGVVSSTADDLPLPPPPPPPPVAAPPPPPPPPPIGSLPPPPPPPPGAPGAPPPPPGPGGAMTIKRKIQTKYRLPMLNWTPLKPQQVKGTVFSDLDDDKLLNVINFFEFEEVFKLGAGLIGTDDVKGETMKKKKAESVSLMEPNRLRNVAITRRKLVLNNDEVCRAINFIDLKTLSLDMTDILLTILPNEAEMKAYKQYEKERRPLDRLSDEDRFMLQLSKIERLSQKLHIMSFIGNFNENVHHLAPQVNAIIAASMSLRSSTKVRKILEIILAIGNYMNSAKRGAVYGFKLQSLDMLTDTKSKDKNVTLMHFLVQTVQAKFPEIVNFDSELRFLEKAAVVSMENIMTDYKDLEKGMQMTQKEYEARKHSRDTPPILKEFLTNSEDKLKKLQADIKTAEDAYKRVVEFFGENPRTCSPTSFFSQFVRFVAAFKAAVLEMEKRKKIEDAQIEEEQEQVKNKKKDFKKNVQRIIFEEKKYVYEEKEAVVSELKTRNRQIKEKKLLGKDEVYHGALEDILLDLKNEPYRRADAVRRSQRRRNENMVQAPNSEEGDEYY; translated from the exons ATGGAGGATAATTATGACGACGATCCTCTGGGATTCCTGGCGGAGTTTAAGAAGGGACGTTACATGTCCTTCAGTATCGACAGTAGTAACCTCTACCTGAACGAGATTCCCGAGGGAGAGTGCAGTGACG CGCGTATCAAATGTTTTCCAA AAAATGGAACCAACACTGACTTTAGATCGACCGAGAGCTCTGACCACTTTGACGAAAGTCAGAGTGGTGAAGAGCTAGACCGCATCACACCTCTGATAGAAATGGGCAATGGTGAAAGTATGCATAATAATCACAGAGGATTTGATCTGAGGACATCTGTAGCCATGCCTATGCGTCTGCCGATGCCAGACCCCCATGAGTTGGAGAAGAGGTTCACCAAAGTGCTG GCCTCTATGGATCTTCCTCCTGACAAAGCCAAGGTACTCAAAGGTTACGACGACGAGAAGAAATGGGACTTGATTTGTGACCAG GAGCGAGTACATGCCAAGGATCCACCCCATGTGTATCTTGACAGACTCCGAACATACCTAGACCCACGGAACAGTCGCGGATCTCGTGTT GAAGAGGGCAGTCCCTTATGTTGTAGAAAAACGGCTGag CTAATGGGAGCTTGTGTCTACCCGGAT AAGAAGAAAAACTTGAATGATATatcctccacacaagttttgaGAGACTTAGAAATCTCGCTGCGGACCAACCATATAGA ATGGGTTCGGGAGTTTCTGAGCGAAGACAATCAGGGGCTGGACGTCCTTGTAGATTACCTGTCCTTCAGTCAGGTCGTCATGAG AAAGGAGCAGCTACTGAACAAAGAGAAGAGTACCAGTTTAGATGGTCTAGTCAAAAGTCCGGCCAGGAAACTGAAGCGGTCAAACACAATAGGATCTCCACGTCACACCAAGATGTCCAAACTCAACATGGGGGAGGCCAGGGATGACGTCCATGTCTGTATCATGTGTCTGAGGGCAATAATGAACCACCAA TATGGTTTTAACCTTGTGATAGCTCATCGACACGCCATTAACTGTATAGCACTGAGTCTCAACCACCATAGCCTCAG GACGAAGGCGCTGGTATTGGAGCTGTTAGCAGCTGTGTGTCTAGTCAGTGGGGGACATGAAATCATTCTCTCTGCCTTCGACAACTTCAAGGAA gtTTGTGGAGAAAGGCATCGATTTGAAACCTTAATGGATTATTTTCGAAACTATGAAGAATTCCATATAGACTTCATG GTGGCATGCATGCAGTTTGTGAATATAGTGGTGCATTCTGTGGAAAACATGAACTTTCGAGTACATTTGCAATATGAATTTACACATATTGGTTTAGATGATTACTTAAAT AAACTGCGACACACGGAGAGTGACCGATTGTCGGTGCAAGTCCACGCCTACGTTGACAACATGATTGAGGTCGCTCAGCTGCTTGAGGACTCAGAGCTCAAAACGGAGGCCATCGAGCGAGCGGAGGACCTGGAGGAGGAACTGTCACGG GAGAGAGAACATGCTCAAGAAATGGAGGAGGAAGCCATGGCCAAATCAT TGGAGCTGGAAAAGCAATTAGCAGATGCCACAAATAGAATCGAGGAGTTAGAG GAGTATTTAGGGCAACAGGATAAAGAGTTGGGCACCTTACGACAAATGGTGTCAGAAAAAGATGAAGAGTCAAAGAAAAGACAGAGCATGTTTGAAGCTAAACTCAGAGAAATGGAAACCATGAGGGCCAATCTCAGTACTTCAG GTGTTGTTTCATCCACTGCTGACGATCTGCCATTACCACCCCCTCCCCCGCCCCCTCCTGTGGCTGCCCCACCCCCGCCTCCCCCACCTCCTCCCATCGGATCCCTCCCCCCTCCACCACCTCCTCCTCCTGGAGCCCCAGGGGCACCCCCACCACCCCCGGGACCAGGTGGTGCCATGACAATAAAACGCAAGATTCAGACCAAGTACAGGCTCCCCATGTTAAACTGGACTCCACTGAAGCCCCAGCAGGTCAAAGGAACCGTGTTCTCAGACTTGGATGATGACAAACTTTTGAATGTGATAAACTTCTTTGAATTTGAAGAAGTGTTCAAACTTGGTGCAGGGCTCATTGGAACTGACGATGTTAAAGGAGAGACAATGAAGAAGAAGAAAGCAGAGAGTGTCAGCCTCATGGAGCCCAACCGCCTCAGGAATGTTG CAATTACAAGGAGAAAACTGGTTCTCAATAATGATGAAGTATGCCGGGCCATCAACTT CATTGACCTGAAGACCCTTTCTCTAGACATGACAGATATCCTGCTGACCATTCTACCAAACGAAGCTGAG ATGAAGGCGTACAAACAATATGAGAAAGAGAGGCGACCATTAGACAGACTATCAGACGAGGACAGGTTTATGTTACAG TTATCAAAGATTGAGAGACTGTCACAAAAGTTACACATAATGAGtttcattggaaattttaatgaaaatgttcaTCATCTAGCTCCA CAAGTCAATGCCATTATAGCTGCTTCTATGTCATTACGAAGTTCCACCAAAGTCAGAAAAATCTTAGAG ATCATTCTAGCCATTGGTAACTACATGAACAGTGCCAAGAGGGGAGCTGTGTATGGAttcaagttacagagcttggaTATG CTCACTGACACTAAATCCAAAGACAAGAATGTCACCTTAATGCACTTCCTTGTACAAACGGTCCAAGCCAAATTCCCCGAGATTGTCAACTTTGATTCAGAGCTCCGATTCTTAGAGAAGGCGGCAGTTG TGTCAATGGAGAACATTATGACAGACTACAAGGACCTGGAGAAGGGAATGCAGATGACCCAGAAGGAGTACGAGGCACGTAAGCACAGCAGAGACACCCCGCCGATACTGAAGGAGTTCCTGACCAACTCGGAGGACAAGCTGAAGAAACTACAGGCCGACATCAAGACCGCAGAG GACGCCTACAAACGCGTGGTGGAGTTCTTTGGAGAGAACCCTCGCACCTGTTCCCCCACATCCTTCTTCTCCCAGTTTGTCAGATTTGTGGCTGCATTCAAG GCTGCTGTTCTGGAGATGGAGAAACGCAAGAAGATTGAAGATGCTCAGATAGAAGAGGAACAGGAGCAGGTCAAGAACAAGAAGAAGGACTTCAAGAAGAATGTACAG AGAATTATATTTGAAGAAAAG AAATATGTGTATGAAGAGAAG GAGGCAGTGGTGTCCGAGCTGAAGACCAGGAACCGCCAGATCAAGGAGAAGAAACTGCTGGGCAAGGACGAGGTGTACCACGGGGCGCTGGAGGACATCCTACTGG ATCTGAAGAATGAGCCATACAGGAGAGCTGATGCAGTGCGGAGGAGTCAGCGGAGACGGAATGAAAACATGGTGCAGGCACCTAATTCAGAGGAAGGCGACGAATACTACTGA
- the LOC105326194 gene encoding formin-like protein 3 isoform X1, translated as MEDNYDDDPLGFLAEFKKGRYMSFSIDSSNLYLNEIPEGECSDARIKCFPKNGTNTDFRSTESSDHFDESQSGEELDRITPLIEMGNGESMHNNHRGFDLRTSVAMPMRLPMPDPHELEKRFTKVLASMDLPPDKAKVLKGYDDEKKWDLICDQERVHAKDPPHVYLDRLRTYLDPRNSRGSRVEEGSPLCCRKTAELMGACVYPDVSYNKKKNLNDISSTQVLRDLEISLRTNHIEWVREFLSEDNQGLDVLVDYLSFSQVVMRKEQLLNKEKSTSLDGLVKSPARKLKRSNTIGSPRHTKMSKLNMGEARDDVHVCIMCLRAIMNHQYGFNLVIAHRHAINCIALSLNHHSLRTKALVLELLAAVCLVSGGHEIILSAFDNFKEVCGERHRFETLMDYFRNYEEFHIDFMVACMQFVNIVVHSVENMNFRVHLQYEFTHIGLDDYLNKLRHTESDRLSVQVHAYVDNMIEVAQLLEDSELKTEAIERAEDLEEELSREREHAQEMEEEAMAKSLELEKQLADATNRIEELEEYLGQQDKELGTLRQMVSEKDEESKKRQSMFEAKLREMETMRANLSTSGVVSSTADDLPLPPPPPPPPVAAPPPPPPPPPIGSLPPPPPPPPGAPGAPPPPPGPGGAMTIKRKIQTKYRLPMLNWTPLKPQQVKGTVFSDLDDDKLLNVINFFEFEEVFKLGAGLIGTDDVKGETMKKKKAESVSLMEPNRLRNVAITRRKLVLNNDEVCRAINFIDLKTLSLDMTDILLTILPNEAEMKAYKQYEKERRPLDRLSDEDRFMLQLSKIERLSQKLHIMSFIGNFNENVHHLAPQVNAIIAASMSLRSSTKVRKILEIILAIGNYMNSAKRGAVYGFKLQSLDMLTDTKSKDKNVTLMHFLVQTVQAKFPEIVNFDSELRFLEKAAVVSMENIMTDYKDLEKGMQMTQKEYEARKHSRDTPPILKEFLTNSEDKLKKLQADIKTAEDAYKRVVEFFGENPRTCSPTSFFSQFVRFVAAFKAAVLEMEKRKKIEDAQIEEEQEQVKNKKKDFKKNVQRIIFEEKKYVYEEKEAVVSELKTRNRQIKEKKLLGKDEVYHGALEDILLDLKNEPYRRADAVRRSQRRRNENMVQAPNSEEGDEYY; from the exons ATGGAGGATAATTATGACGACGATCCTCTGGGATTCCTGGCGGAGTTTAAGAAGGGACGTTACATGTCCTTCAGTATCGACAGTAGTAACCTCTACCTGAACGAGATTCCCGAGGGAGAGTGCAGTGACG CGCGTATCAAATGTTTTCCAA AAAATGGAACCAACACTGACTTTAGATCGACCGAGAGCTCTGACCACTTTGACGAAAGTCAGAGTGGTGAAGAGCTAGACCGCATCACACCTCTGATAGAAATGGGCAATGGTGAAAGTATGCATAATAATCACAGAGGATTTGATCTGAGGACATCTGTAGCCATGCCTATGCGTCTGCCGATGCCAGACCCCCATGAGTTGGAGAAGAGGTTCACCAAAGTGCTG GCCTCTATGGATCTTCCTCCTGACAAAGCCAAGGTACTCAAAGGTTACGACGACGAGAAGAAATGGGACTTGATTTGTGACCAG GAGCGAGTACATGCCAAGGATCCACCCCATGTGTATCTTGACAGACTCCGAACATACCTAGACCCACGGAACAGTCGCGGATCTCGTGTT GAAGAGGGCAGTCCCTTATGTTGTAGAAAAACGGCTGag CTAATGGGAGCTTGTGTCTACCCGGATGTAAGTTACAAT AAGAAGAAAAACTTGAATGATATatcctccacacaagttttgaGAGACTTAGAAATCTCGCTGCGGACCAACCATATAGA ATGGGTTCGGGAGTTTCTGAGCGAAGACAATCAGGGGCTGGACGTCCTTGTAGATTACCTGTCCTTCAGTCAGGTCGTCATGAG AAAGGAGCAGCTACTGAACAAAGAGAAGAGTACCAGTTTAGATGGTCTAGTCAAAAGTCCGGCCAGGAAACTGAAGCGGTCAAACACAATAGGATCTCCACGTCACACCAAGATGTCCAAACTCAACATGGGGGAGGCCAGGGATGACGTCCATGTCTGTATCATGTGTCTGAGGGCAATAATGAACCACCAA TATGGTTTTAACCTTGTGATAGCTCATCGACACGCCATTAACTGTATAGCACTGAGTCTCAACCACCATAGCCTCAG GACGAAGGCGCTGGTATTGGAGCTGTTAGCAGCTGTGTGTCTAGTCAGTGGGGGACATGAAATCATTCTCTCTGCCTTCGACAACTTCAAGGAA gtTTGTGGAGAAAGGCATCGATTTGAAACCTTAATGGATTATTTTCGAAACTATGAAGAATTCCATATAGACTTCATG GTGGCATGCATGCAGTTTGTGAATATAGTGGTGCATTCTGTGGAAAACATGAACTTTCGAGTACATTTGCAATATGAATTTACACATATTGGTTTAGATGATTACTTAAAT AAACTGCGACACACGGAGAGTGACCGATTGTCGGTGCAAGTCCACGCCTACGTTGACAACATGATTGAGGTCGCTCAGCTGCTTGAGGACTCAGAGCTCAAAACGGAGGCCATCGAGCGAGCGGAGGACCTGGAGGAGGAACTGTCACGG GAGAGAGAACATGCTCAAGAAATGGAGGAGGAAGCCATGGCCAAATCAT TGGAGCTGGAAAAGCAATTAGCAGATGCCACAAATAGAATCGAGGAGTTAGAG GAGTATTTAGGGCAACAGGATAAAGAGTTGGGCACCTTACGACAAATGGTGTCAGAAAAAGATGAAGAGTCAAAGAAAAGACAGAGCATGTTTGAAGCTAAACTCAGAGAAATGGAAACCATGAGGGCCAATCTCAGTACTTCAG GTGTTGTTTCATCCACTGCTGACGATCTGCCATTACCACCCCCTCCCCCGCCCCCTCCTGTGGCTGCCCCACCCCCGCCTCCCCCACCTCCTCCCATCGGATCCCTCCCCCCTCCACCACCTCCTCCTCCTGGAGCCCCAGGGGCACCCCCACCACCCCCGGGACCAGGTGGTGCCATGACAATAAAACGCAAGATTCAGACCAAGTACAGGCTCCCCATGTTAAACTGGACTCCACTGAAGCCCCAGCAGGTCAAAGGAACCGTGTTCTCAGACTTGGATGATGACAAACTTTTGAATGTGATAAACTTCTTTGAATTTGAAGAAGTGTTCAAACTTGGTGCAGGGCTCATTGGAACTGACGATGTTAAAGGAGAGACAATGAAGAAGAAGAAAGCAGAGAGTGTCAGCCTCATGGAGCCCAACCGCCTCAGGAATGTTG CAATTACAAGGAGAAAACTGGTTCTCAATAATGATGAAGTATGCCGGGCCATCAACTT CATTGACCTGAAGACCCTTTCTCTAGACATGACAGATATCCTGCTGACCATTCTACCAAACGAAGCTGAG ATGAAGGCGTACAAACAATATGAGAAAGAGAGGCGACCATTAGACAGACTATCAGACGAGGACAGGTTTATGTTACAG TTATCAAAGATTGAGAGACTGTCACAAAAGTTACACATAATGAGtttcattggaaattttaatgaaaatgttcaTCATCTAGCTCCA CAAGTCAATGCCATTATAGCTGCTTCTATGTCATTACGAAGTTCCACCAAAGTCAGAAAAATCTTAGAG ATCATTCTAGCCATTGGTAACTACATGAACAGTGCCAAGAGGGGAGCTGTGTATGGAttcaagttacagagcttggaTATG CTCACTGACACTAAATCCAAAGACAAGAATGTCACCTTAATGCACTTCCTTGTACAAACGGTCCAAGCCAAATTCCCCGAGATTGTCAACTTTGATTCAGAGCTCCGATTCTTAGAGAAGGCGGCAGTTG TGTCAATGGAGAACATTATGACAGACTACAAGGACCTGGAGAAGGGAATGCAGATGACCCAGAAGGAGTACGAGGCACGTAAGCACAGCAGAGACACCCCGCCGATACTGAAGGAGTTCCTGACCAACTCGGAGGACAAGCTGAAGAAACTACAGGCCGACATCAAGACCGCAGAG GACGCCTACAAACGCGTGGTGGAGTTCTTTGGAGAGAACCCTCGCACCTGTTCCCCCACATCCTTCTTCTCCCAGTTTGTCAGATTTGTGGCTGCATTCAAG GCTGCTGTTCTGGAGATGGAGAAACGCAAGAAGATTGAAGATGCTCAGATAGAAGAGGAACAGGAGCAGGTCAAGAACAAGAAGAAGGACTTCAAGAAGAATGTACAG AGAATTATATTTGAAGAAAAG AAATATGTGTATGAAGAGAAG GAGGCAGTGGTGTCCGAGCTGAAGACCAGGAACCGCCAGATCAAGGAGAAGAAACTGCTGGGCAAGGACGAGGTGTACCACGGGGCGCTGGAGGACATCCTACTGG ATCTGAAGAATGAGCCATACAGGAGAGCTGATGCAGTGCGGAGGAGTCAGCGGAGACGGAATGAAAACATGGTGCAGGCACCTAATTCAGAGGAAGGCGACGAATACTACTGA